Within the Micromonospora citrea genome, the region CCCCGGTGTACGTCCTCGACGAGGACGACCTGCGCTCGCGCTGCCGCGACTTCCGCGACGCCTTCGACGGCGTCGACGTCTACTACGCGGGCAAGGCGTTCCTGTGTCGCGCCGTGGTGCGGATGATCGCCGAGGAGGGCCTGCACCTCGACGTGTGCACCGGCGGCGAGCTGGCCACCGCGCTGTCGGCCGGGATGCCGCCCGAGCGGATCGGCTTCCACGGCAACAACAAGTCGGTACGCGAACTCACCCGGGCGCTGGACGCCGGGGTCGGCCGGATCATCCTCGACTCGTTCACCGAGATCGACCGGCTCACCGCGCTGGCCCGGGAGCGGGGCGTGCGGCCGAAGGTGATGATCCGGGTCACCGTCGGCGTCGAGGCGCACACCCACGAGTTCATCGCCACCGCCCACGAGGACCAGAAGTTCGGCTTCTCCCTCGCGGGCGGGGCGGCGGCCGAGGCCGCGTTCCGGGTGCTCGACGAGGGCGTGCTGGAGCTGCGCGGCCTGCACTCGCACATCGGCTCGCAGATCTTCGACGCCAGCGGCTTCGAGGTCTCCGCCCGCCGGGTGCTCGCCCTGCAGGCGCAGATCCGCGACGCGCGCGGGGTGGAGCTGCCCGAGCTGGACCTCGGCGGCGGCTTCGGCATCGCGTACACGACGCAGGACGACCCGTCGGCCCCGCAGGACCTGGCGAAGCGGATGCGCCGGATCGTCGAGTCCGAGTGCGCCGCCGAGCGGCTGAGCGTGCCGCACCTGTCGATCGAGCCGGGCCGGGCGATCGTCGGGCCGGCCGTGTTCACCCTCTACGAGGTCGGCACGGTGAAGTCCGTACCGGTAGGCACTGGTGGTGACGGAGCGGAGGGGCGTCGTGCCTACGTCAGCGTCGACGGCGGGATGAGTGACAACATCCGCACCGCGCTCTACGACGCGTCCTACTCCGCGACGCTGGCCTCCCGGGCGTCGGCCGCCGAGCCGATGCTCGCCCGCGTGGTGGGAAAGCACTGTGAGTCCGGGGACATCGTGGTGAAGGATGAATTCCTGCCCGCCGACGTGCAGCCCGGAGATCTTGTCGCGGTGCCCGGCACGGGTGCCTACTGCCGGAGCATGGCCAGCAACTACAACCACGTGCCCCGGCCCCCCGTGGTCGCGGTACGGGACGGCCAGGCGCGCCTGATCGTCCGGCGGGAGACCGAAGAGGACCTGCTCGCATTGGATGTGGGATGACGTCACCTGTGCGCCTGGCGCTGCTCGGCTGCGGCACGGTCGGCAGCGAGGTGGTCCGGCTGCTGCACGAGCAGTCGGCCGACCTCGCGGCCCGGATCGGCGCCCCGCTGGAGATCGCCGGCATCGCCGTACGCCGTCTCGGCCGTGACCGGGGCGACCTGCCGGTCGACCCCGCGCTGTTCACCACCGACGCGCTCGGTCTGATCAAGCGCGACGACGTGGACGTGGTGGTCGAGGTGGTCGGCGGCATCGAGCCGGCGCGGAGCTGGCTCGTCGAGGCGCTGCGGGCCGGCAAGAGCGTCGTGACCGCCAACAAGGCGCTGCTCGCCGAGGACGGCGCCAGCCTGCACGACGCGGCGGCCGAGGGCGGCGGCGACCTCTACTACGAGGCGTCCGTGGCCGGGGCGATCCCGCTGCTGCGCCCGCTGCGCGAGTCGCTGCACGGCGACCGGATCAACCGGGTCACCGGCATCGTCAACGGCACCACCAACTTCATCCTCTCCGCCATGGACGCGACCGGCGCCGGCTTCGCCGAGGCGCTGGAGGAGGCCACCGAGCTGGGGTACGCGGAGGCCGACCCGACCGCCGACGTGGAGGGCTTCGACGCGGCGGCCAAGGCCGCGATCCTCGCCTCGCTGGCCTTCCACACCCGGGTCGGCGCGGCCGACGTGCACCGGGAGGGCATTACCGAGGTCACGGCGGCCGACGTGGCCAGCGCCAAGGCGATGGGCTGCACCATCAAGCTGCTCTGCATCGCCGCCCGGGGCGCCGACGCCGCCGGCCGGGAGACGGTCAGCGTGCGGGTGCACCCGGCGATGATCCCGCTGGCCCACCCGCTGGCCAGCGTCGGCGACGCGTTCAACGCGGTCTTCGTCGAGGCCGAGGCGGCCGGGCCGCTGATGTTCTACGGCCGGGGCGCGGGCGGCGCGCCGACGGCCAGCGCCGTGCTGGGCGACGTGGTGGCGGTCTCCCGCAACCGGCTCGCCGGGGTGCGCTCGGCCAGCGAGTCCGCGTACGCGGACCTGCCGGTGCGGCCGATGGGGGAGGCGCTCACCCGCTACCACATCAGCCTGGACGTGGCCGACCGTCCCGGCGTCCTGGCGGCCGTCGCCGGGGTCTTCGCCCGGCACGACGTCTCCATCGCCACGGTGCGGCAGGGCCCGGCGGGCGGCGAGGCGGCCGGCCGCGGCGAGGACGCCGACCTGGTCATCGTCACCCACGTGGCGCCGGACGCGGCGCTCGCCGCCACCGTGCGCGAGCTGCGCGGGCTGGACATCGTCCGTTCCGTGGCGAGCGTGCTGCGGGTCGAGGGCGGGCTCTGACCGGTCGACCCGCATCCCCGGGGCGCGGGCTCTGATCGGCCGACCGACATTCCCGAGGGGCGGGCTCCGATCGGCCGACCGACATTCCCGTCGGCGGGTGGCCGTGCCGCTCGCCGTCCCGCCCGGCGGGGCGGGTGCCTTCGCGTCTCGCCTGGTGGTTAACTGCGGGTGCGCCGGCGGCGACTTGACGATGCTGGTCCAGGCTGGAGGCGTACCCGGCGGGACGGTAGAGGCGAGGGAGAGCGACATGTGGCGGGGTCTGATCGACGCGTACCGGGACCGTCTGCCGGTCACCGAGGCCACGCCCGTCGTGACCCTGCACGAGGGGAACACCCCGCTGCTGCCCGCGCCCGTGCTCTCCGCCCGGCTCGGCTGCGACGTGCACCTGAAGGTGGAGGGGGCCAACCCGACCGGCTCGTTCAAGGACCGGGGCATGACGCTCGCGGTGTCCAAGGCGGTCGAGGCCGGCAACAAGGCGATCATCTGCGCCTCCACCGGCAACACCAGCGCCTCCGCGGCGGCGTACGCGGCCCGCGCCGGGCTGACCTGCGCGGTGCTCGTGCCGCAGGGCAAGATCGCGCTGGGCAAGCTGGCCCAGGCCCTGGTGCACGGCGCCAGGCTGCTCCAGGTCTCCGGCAACTTCGACGACTGCCTGGCGCTGGCCGCGAAGCTCGCCCAGGACTACCCGGTCGCCCTGGTCAACTCCGTGAACGTCGACCGGCTGCACGGTCAGAAGACGGCCGCGTTCGAGATCGTCGAGGCGCTCGGCGACGCGCCCGACATCCACTGCCTGCCGGTCGGCAACGCCGGCAACGTCTCGGCCTACTGGATGGGCTACTCGGAGGAGCTGCGCGACGGCAACGCCACCCGCGCCCCGAAGATGTACGGCTTCCAGGCGGCCGGCGCCGCCCCGATCGTCAGCGGGCAGGTGGTCCGCGAGCCGTCCACGATCGCCACCGCCATCCGGATCGGCAACCCGGCCAGCTGGACCAGGGCCCTCGACGCCCGGGACTCCTCGGGCGGGCTGATCGCCGCCGTCACCGACCGGGAGATCCTGGCCGCGTACCGACTGCTGGCCCGCGAGATCGGGGTCTTCGTCGAGCTGGGCAGCGCGGCCAGCGTGGCCGGCCTGCTCCAGCAGGCCGCCGCCGGCAGGGTGCCCGCCGGCTCGACGGTGGTCTGCACGGTGACCGGCCACGGCCTGAAGGACCCGGAGTGGGCCATCTCCACCGCCCCGGCCCCGATCACCATCGCCAACGACCCGCTGGCCGCGGCCCGCTCCCTCGACCTGGCCTGAGCCGCGACCCGGTCGTACCGACGGGTCGGGAGCGGCCCGCCCGCGTCCCTGCCGGCGCGGCCGGAGCCGTCACCCTGCCCTCGCGCGACGCGGCGCGGTCCGGTCGCCCGTCACGGCGCGAAGGGCGTCTGCGGTCTTCCGCCCGGCCGACCCGGCGTCCGGGCGCCGGGTCGGCCGGGCGGGAGGGTGTCCGGTTTCCGTGGGGCGACCCCGGAAGGTGTCCGGCTCCCAGCGGGCGGGCCGCTGGGAGCGGTCCCGTGTGCGGGACCCGGGCGGGGGTGCCCGGGGAGCGGCGGGCCGGGTGCGGGAGACTTCAACTCCCGCAACCCGTCCTCTCCAGGAGTGAGCCACGCCGATGTCGCTGCTCGCCAGATTCAGCCTCGCCAACCGAGGGCTGGTCGCCCTCATCGCGGTGGTGATCACGGCGTTCGGAGCGTTCGCCGTACCGTCGCTGAAGCAGCAACTCCTGCCGTCGTTGGAGTTCCCGGCCGCGTTCATCGTGGCGACCTACCCGGGTGCCGGCCCGGAGATCGTCGAGTCGCAGGTCACCGAGCCGATCGAGAACAGCCTCCAGGCCATCCCCGGCCTGGACAAGATCACCTCGACGTCGCGCGAGGGCGCGGCGACGGTCCAGGTGCAGTACGAGTTCGGCACCGACCTGGACGACGTGGTCAACAAGATGGAGACCGCGCTCAACCGGATCGACACGCAACTGCCGGAGGGCGTCGACCCCCAGGTCATCGCCGGTAGCACCGACGACCTGCCCGCCGTGGTGCTCGCCGCGTCCGGCGGCGACGACCCGCGCGCACTCGCCGAGAAGCTGCGCGGCGCGGTCGTGCCGGAGCTGGAGGCGATCGAGGGGGTGCGTTCGGTCGACCTGACCGGCACCCGCGACGACGTCGTGGTCGTCAACCCGAACCCGGCCAAGCTGGCGGCGGCGAAGGTGGCGCCGACCGAGATCGGCACCGCGTTGAAGACCAACGGCGTGACCGTGCCGGCCGGTGCGGTGGCCGACGGCGGCCAGGCGCTGCCCGTGCAGGTGGGCACCCCGCTCGCCACGCTGGACGACCTGCGCGGCATCGTCGTCGCGCCGGCGGCGGGCAAGCGCGCCCCGGTCCGCCTCGGCGACGTGGCCACCGTCGAGCAGCAGCTCGCCCCGGCCACCGCGATCACCCGGACCAACGGCAAGGACAGCCTCGGCATCGCGATCACCGCCGCCCCGGACGGCAACGCGGTGGAGATCTCCCACGAGATCCGGGACCGGCTGGCCGAGCTGCGCGAGGCCTCCGGCACCGAACTGACCGTGGTCTTCGACCAGGCGCCGTTCGTCGAGAAGTCGATCGAGAGCCTGACCACCGAGGGCCTGCTGGGCCTGGTCATGGCCGTCGTCGTCATCCTGGTCTTCCTGCTGTCGGTCCGCTCCACCGTGGTCACCGCGGTCTCCATCCCGCTGTCGGTGGTGGTCGCCCTGATCGCGCTCTGGATCGGCGACTACTCGCTGAACCTGCTCACCCTCGGCGCGCTCACCATCGCGGTCGGCCGGGTCGTCGACGACTCGATCGTCGTGCTGGAGAACATCAAGCGCCACCTGGAGTACGGCGAGCCGAAGCGCGAGGCGATCCTCGCCGCCGTCCGCGAGGTGGCCGGCGCGGTGACCGCGTCGACCCTCACCACGGTCGCCGTCTTCGCGCCCATCGCGCTGGTGGGCGGCTTCGTCGGGCAGCTCTTCGCGCCGTTCGCGATCACCGTCACCGTGGCCCTGCTCGCCTCGCTGCTGGTCTCGCTGACCGTCATCCCGGTGCTCGCGTACTGGTTCCTCAAGCCGTCCGGCGGCACGGCGGACGACGCCGCGGTGCGGCGGGCGGCCGAGGAGAAGGAGCTGCGCAGCCCGTTGCAGCGGGCGTACCTGCCGGTGATCGGTTTCGCGACCCGCAAGCGGGCCACCCGCTGGATCACGCTCGGGCTCGGCGTGCTCGTGCTGTTCGGCACGTTCGGCCTGTCCCGCCAGCTGGAGACCAACTTCATCGACGACTCCGGCCAGGACACGCTGAGCATGACGCAGGAGCTGCCGGCGGGCACCGGGCTGGCAGGCACGGACGCGGCGGCCCGCCAGATCGAGGCGGTGCTGGAGCGCACCGACGGCGTCGAGACGTACCAGGTCACCGCGGGCGGCGGCGACAACCCGTTCGCCGGCGGCGGCAACAACGTCGCCACCTGGTCGCTGGCCCTCGGCGACGAGACCGACGCCAAGGAGATGCGGAAGGTCCTGCGCAAGGAGATCGACGCGCTGGGCGCGGCCGTGGGTGAGGTCAGCTTCGGTTCCGGGCAGGGCGGGGCCGCCGCCAACCAGCTGGAGGTGGTCGTCCAGGCCACCGACCCGCAGACGCTGGCGCGGGCCGCCGACGAGGTCCGGGCCGCCATGGCCGGGGTGCCGGACGTGGAGGACGTCTCCACCAGCCTCGCCACCCGGGTGCCGCGCGTCGACGTCACCGTCGACCGGGTCGCCGCCGGGCGGGCCGGGCTCACCGAGGCCGCCGTCGGCCAGTTCGTGGCGCAGGCGTTCCGGGGCGCGCCGCTGGGCCAGGTGACCCTGGACGGCGGGCAGCGAGACGTGGTGCTGCGGTTCGCCGGCAAGCCGCCGGTCTCCGTCGAGGAGCTGCGCGCGCTGCCGGTGGGGCCGGTGAAGCTGGACGACATCGCCGAGGTCACCGTGGCCGAGGGGCCGCAGCAGGTGACCCGGATCGACGGCGAGCGCAGCGTCTCCGTCACCGGTACGGCCACCGGCTCCAACCTCGGCGCCACCACCCAGGAGCTGCAGAAGAAGCTGGACGCCATCGACGTGCCGAATGCGACGTTCGCCATCGGCGGCGTCAGCGCCGACCAGGAGGAGGCCTTCGCCGACCTGGGCCTGGCGGTGCTCGCGGCCATCGCGATCGTCTTCCTGATCATGGTGGCCACGTTCCGCAGCCTGGTCCAGGCGCTGATCCTGCTGATCTCCGTTCCGTTCGCGGCGACCGGCGCGATCGGCCTGCTGCTGGTCACCGGCACCCCGCTGGGCGTGCCGGCGCTGATCGGCGTGCTCATGCTGGTCGGCATCGTGGTGACCAACGCGATCGTGCTGCTCGACCTGATCAACCAGTACCGGACCCAGGGCATGGGCGTCCGGGAGGCGGTGGTCGAGGGCGGCCGGCGCCGGCTGCGGCCGATCCTGATGACCGCGGTCGCCACGATCTTCGCGCTGCTGCCGATGGCACTCGGCCTCACCGGGGAGGGCGGCTTCATCTCCAAGCCGCTGGCGATCGTGGTGATCGGCGGTCTGCTCAGCTCGACGCTGCTCACCCTGATCCTGGTGCCGACGCTCTACACGATGGCGGAGAACACCAAGGAGAGCCTGCGCTCCCGCCGGACCCGCCGGTCCGGCGCCGCGCCGGTCACGCCGGCCGCCACCGCCACCCCGGGCGCCACCGCCACGCCGGGCGCCAGCGCCGCGCCGGCAGCCGACGCCCCGGCTGCCGGGGCGGAGGCGTCCGCGTCGCCGGCCCCGGTGACCTCGCCGGCCGGCGCGGAGGCGCCGGCCTCGACGGCGTCCCGGCCGGCTCCGTCGGCCGCCCTGGTCGACGGCACCGACCAGTTCGAGGTGCTGCGGCTGCCGAAGAGCCGGAAGTCCCCGCTGCCGCCAGCGGAGTAGCGGCCGGCACGTCCACGAACGCCCCCGACGGGTTCCGCCCGCCGGGGGCGTTCGCGTTCGGTCAGGTACCCGCCGGAGGCCGTGGCGCGTCGGCCCCCGCCGGGTAGGGTCCGGACGTGCCGTCCACCCTCTCGGTCCTCGTCCGCAACCGGAGTTTTCGCAGCCTCGTCCTGGCGGAACTTGTCGTCTTCGGCGCCGACTGGTTCGTCATGGTGCCGCTGCTGGTGCTCCTGCCCGACCTGACCGGCAGCGGTGTGTGGGGTGCCCTGGTGCTCACCGTGGACACCGGCATCGTGGCGCTGCTGCTGCCGTACACGGGCACCGTCGCCGACCGGTTCGACCGACGCAAGATCATGATTGCCGCCAACGTCGCGGCCCTGCTCGGCGTGCTGCTGCTCCTCGGCGTACGCGACGCCGGCACCGCCTGGCTGGCGATGGTCGGGATCGGCGTGATGGCGGTCGCCAAGGCGTTCTACTCGCCGGCGGCGCAGGCCGCCCTGCCCAACGTGCTCGACTCCGACGAGCTGGCGGCGGGCAACGCCGTCGCCGGTTCGGCGTGGGGCACGATGACGATCGTCGGCGCCTCGCTCGGCGGCATGCTCAGCGCCGCCGTCGGCCCGTACGCCTGCTTCTGGGTGGCGGCGGTCGGCCTGGTGGTCGCCGCGGGCCTGGCCACGCTGATCCGCCGGCCGTTGCAGGCCCCCCGCGACGCCGACCGGCCGGCGCAGCAGACCTGGGCGGCGATCCGCGAGGCGCTCGGCTACATCGGGCACCGGCCGAGGGTGCTGGCGCTGGTGACCGTGAAGTCCGCGGTCGGTCTGGGCAACGGGGTGCTGACGGTCTTCCCGCTGCTCGCCGCCGTGTACGGCGCCGGGCCCGTCGGTACCGGGCTGCTCTTCGCGGTACGGGGGGCGGGGGCGCTGGTCGGGCCGATGCTGATGCGCCGGGTGCTGACCAGACGGGCCTGGCTGCTGCCGGGGCTGGCGCTGTCCATGTCCCTCTACGGCCTGTCCTATCTCGGCACGTCGGTCGTCAACTGGTTCCCGCTGGTGCTGGTCCTGGTCTTCGTCGCCCACTTCGCCGGCGGCAGCAACTGGGTGATGTCGAACTTCGCGCTGCAGGGCGAGGTGCCCGACCGGTTGCGCGGCCGGGTCTTCGCCACCGACATGATGCTGGCGACCCTGGCCATCTCGGTCAGCCAGCTCGCCGTGGCAGCCGTGGTGGACGCCGTCGACGAGCGGGTGGTGCTGGCCGGCTGCGGCCTGGTCACGCTCGTCTACGCGGTCGGTTGGCGGATCGCGACCCGCCGGCTCTCCCTCACCGACCCGGTGCCGGAACCGGCCCCCGCCCGCTGACCCGTCGGTACATCCGCTCACCGCCCTCGCGGTCGTCCGCCGGTCAGGGGCGCGCCGCCTCGTCCGCCCCGTCCGGCCGTCCGCTGGTCAGGGGCGCGCCGCCTCGTCCGCGCCGTCCGGCCTCGTCCGGCCACCCCACTGCGCCGGCGGCCCGGCGGGAGCGTCCGCGGCCCACCCGGCGGGAGAAGGCACGGGCGGTCCGGCGGGAGGCGCGGGCGGCCCGGCGAGGGGCGGCGCGGGCGGGCCGGGAGGCCAGCCGCCCGAGGGGCCGGCCGTCGCGCCGGTTGCCCGCCGCCCGGCCAGCACCGCCGCGATCAGCAGGCCCGTCCCGACGGGGTACGCCAGGGCGACCACCCCGCTGTACGTCGTGCTCACGGCCTGGAACTCCGACCAGCCGAAGTCGGCGTGGATCAGGCGGGGAAGCAGCACGACCCAGGCGAGGTTGAGCACCGACGTGACGAGCAGCACGCCCAGCCCGAACAGGGCCAGCAGCCGAGGGCGCCTGGGCAGCCGGCGCCCGGCCGTCGCGGTCAGCACGAGGCCGACCAGCAGCACCAGCACCGTGGGCACCTGGACCGCGCCCACCGTCGCCACGTACCCGAGATCCCGCACTCTGCCTCCCACCGGTCGTCGGTCGGGTCAGGCTAGCGGAGCGGCGCCACTTCCGACCGTCCGCTCGGGACCGGCGGATCCGTCCCACCCGCCGGGCGAAGGGCCGCGACGTCGGCGTGGAGCCATAACATGAGCGCGTGCC harbors:
- a CDS encoding MFS transporter; the encoded protein is MPSTLSVLVRNRSFRSLVLAELVVFGADWFVMVPLLVLLPDLTGSGVWGALVLTVDTGIVALLLPYTGTVADRFDRRKIMIAANVAALLGVLLLLGVRDAGTAWLAMVGIGVMAVAKAFYSPAAQAALPNVLDSDELAAGNAVAGSAWGTMTIVGASLGGMLSAAVGPYACFWVAAVGLVVAAGLATLIRRPLQAPRDADRPAQQTWAAIREALGYIGHRPRVLALVTVKSAVGLGNGVLTVFPLLAAVYGAGPVGTGLLFAVRGAGALVGPMLMRRVLTRRAWLLPGLALSMSLYGLSYLGTSVVNWFPLVLVLVFVAHFAGGSNWVMSNFALQGEVPDRLRGRVFATDMMLATLAISVSQLAVAAVVDAVDERVVLAGCGLVTLVYAVGWRIATRRLSLTDPVPEPAPAR
- the thrC gene encoding threonine synthase — protein: MWRGLIDAYRDRLPVTEATPVVTLHEGNTPLLPAPVLSARLGCDVHLKVEGANPTGSFKDRGMTLAVSKAVEAGNKAIICASTGNTSASAAAYAARAGLTCAVLVPQGKIALGKLAQALVHGARLLQVSGNFDDCLALAAKLAQDYPVALVNSVNVDRLHGQKTAAFEIVEALGDAPDIHCLPVGNAGNVSAYWMGYSEELRDGNATRAPKMYGFQAAGAAPIVSGQVVREPSTIATAIRIGNPASWTRALDARDSSGGLIAAVTDREILAAYRLLAREIGVFVELGSAASVAGLLQQAAAGRVPAGSTVVCTVTGHGLKDPEWAISTAPAPITIANDPLAAARSLDLA
- a CDS encoding homoserine dehydrogenase — translated: MRLALLGCGTVGSEVVRLLHEQSADLAARIGAPLEIAGIAVRRLGRDRGDLPVDPALFTTDALGLIKRDDVDVVVEVVGGIEPARSWLVEALRAGKSVVTANKALLAEDGASLHDAAAEGGGDLYYEASVAGAIPLLRPLRESLHGDRINRVTGIVNGTTNFILSAMDATGAGFAEALEEATELGYAEADPTADVEGFDAAAKAAILASLAFHTRVGAADVHREGITEVTAADVASAKAMGCTIKLLCIAARGADAAGRETVSVRVHPAMIPLAHPLASVGDAFNAVFVEAEAAGPLMFYGRGAGGAPTASAVLGDVVAVSRNRLAGVRSASESAYADLPVRPMGEALTRYHISLDVADRPGVLAAVAGVFARHDVSIATVRQGPAGGEAAGRGEDADLVIVTHVAPDAALAATVRELRGLDIVRSVASVLRVEGGL
- the lysA gene encoding diaminopimelate decarboxylase; this encodes MRAHEAGALHGDIGSRGPAWLRTPVDVNALVPALWPRNVTRGADGALAVAGLGVRDVAAEFGTPVYVLDEDDLRSRCRDFRDAFDGVDVYYAGKAFLCRAVVRMIAEEGLHLDVCTGGELATALSAGMPPERIGFHGNNKSVRELTRALDAGVGRIILDSFTEIDRLTALARERGVRPKVMIRVTVGVEAHTHEFIATAHEDQKFGFSLAGGAAAEAAFRVLDEGVLELRGLHSHIGSQIFDASGFEVSARRVLALQAQIRDARGVELPELDLGGGFGIAYTTQDDPSAPQDLAKRMRRIVESECAAERLSVPHLSIEPGRAIVGPAVFTLYEVGTVKSVPVGTGGDGAEGRRAYVSVDGGMSDNIRTALYDASYSATLASRASAAEPMLARVVGKHCESGDIVVKDEFLPADVQPGDLVAVPGTGAYCRSMASNYNHVPRPPVVAVRDGQARLIVRRETEEDLLALDVG